A stretch of Blautia liquoris DNA encodes these proteins:
- a CDS encoding response regulator transcription factor: MDKLRILVVDDESRMRKLVKDFLTKSGYDVLEAGDGEAAVDLFLQEKNIALIILDVMMPKMDGWQACREIRQYSKVPIIMLTAKSDERDELLGFQLGVDEYISKPFSPKILVARVEAILRRTGHKGLDDKLKAGGIVIDKAAHEATLDGVPIELSYKEFELLVYFIENRGIALSREKILNNVWNYDYFGDARTIDTHVKKLRSKMGTKGDYIKTIWGMGYKFEVDQ; this comes from the coding sequence ATGGACAAATTGAGAATATTAGTCGTAGATGATGAAAGCCGTATGAGAAAACTTGTGAAAGATTTTCTGACCAAAAGTGGATATGATGTCTTAGAGGCAGGAGATGGTGAGGCAGCAGTCGATCTTTTCCTGCAGGAAAAAAATATTGCATTAATTATTCTCGATGTTATGATGCCGAAGATGGATGGTTGGCAGGCTTGCAGGGAGATTCGACAGTACTCAAAGGTTCCGATTATCATGCTTACTGCAAAAAGTGACGAACGAGATGAATTGCTGGGATTTCAGCTTGGAGTGGATGAATATATCTCGAAACCTTTCAGCCCCAAGATTCTTGTAGCACGCGTAGAAGCCATTCTAAGAAGAACAGGCCACAAGGGACTAGATGACAAACTAAAGGCAGGGGGAATTGTCATAGATAAAGCAGCCCATGAAGCAACCTTGGATGGAGTACCCATAGAACTTAGTTATAAAGAGTTTGAACTCCTTGTGTATTTCATTGAAAACAGGGGGATCGCGCTATCCAGAGAAAAGATATTAAACAATGTTTGGAATTACGATTATTTTGGCGATGCCAGAACAATTGATACACACGTAAAAAAACTCAGAAGTAAGATGGGAACAAAAGGAGATTATATCAAGACGATCTGGGGCATGGGATATAAATTTGAGGTAGATCAATGA